In Brassica rapa cultivar Chiifu-401-42 chromosome A06, CAAS_Brap_v3.01, whole genome shotgun sequence, a single window of DNA contains:
- the LOC103871296 gene encoding serine/threonine-protein kinase UCN, whose amino-acid sequence MDTQETQPQRFRPTSSPSFHNITPSLFLSQMETSATKLHLDQIRALKLLGKGATGTVFLVHDSVSDSSASSPFALKLVDKASASSLRRAKWETQILRRLSDEPNPFLPRLLATSESSEFFAWAMPYCSGGDLNVLRHRQNDGVFSSSVIKFYLAEILCALDHLHSMGIAYRDLKPENILLQESGHVTLTDFDLSCSLNKPTRPEFYLSDPEPDPKLKTSLRFFRQKKKTKSARVNPITRRRMSFSGGERSNSFVGTDEYISPEVIRGDGHDFAVDWWALGVLTYEMMYGATPFKGRSKKETFRNVLMKEPEFPGKPSDLTDLIRRLLAKDPTRRLGFRRGAAEIKEHAFFRGVKWEILTEVLRPPFIPLRDDGESTENVTACGFGVKEYFEKLRTPLPHECPENNPFVDF is encoded by the coding sequence ATGGACACACAGGAGACACAACCTCAACGTTTCAGACCCACTTCGTCTCCTTCCTTTCACAACATAactccctctctctttctctctcaaatGGAGACATCAGCGACGAAGCTCCACCTCGACCAAATCAGAGCTCTTAAACTTCTCGGCAAAGGCGCCACCGGAACCGTTTTCCTCGTCCACGACTCTGTTTCCGACTCCTCTGCTTCTTCTCCCTTCGCTCTGAAGCTCGTCGACAAAGCCTCCGCCTCTTCTCTCCGCCGCGCCAAATGGGAAACTCAGATTCTCCGACGTCTCTCCGACGAACCGAACCCTTTCCTCCCGCGTCTCTTAGCTACCTCGGAGTCCTCTGAGTTCTTTGCGTGGGCCATGCCTTACTGCTCCGGAGGTGATCTTAACGTCCTCCGCCACCGCCAAAACGACGGCGTTTTCAGCTCCTCTGTTATTAAATTCTACTTGGCTGAGATTCTCTGCGCGCTTGACCACCTTCATAGCATGGGGATCGCTTACAGAGACTTGAAACCTGAGAACATCCTCCTTCAGGAATCAGGTCACGTGACTTTAACTGACTTCGACCTCTCGTGTAGCCTCAACAAACCCACCCGACCCGAATTCTATCTATCCGACCCGGAACCGGATCCGAAACTTAAAACAAGTCTGAGATTTTTCcggcagaagaagaagacgaaatcCGCTCGGGTCAACCCGATTACCCGACGGAGAATGAGCTTTTCCGGCGGCGAACGGTCGAATTCCTTCGTCGGAACCGACGAGTACATATCGCCGGAGGTAATCCGCGGCGACGGACACGATTTCGCCGTCGATTGGTGGGCGCTCGGCGTCCTGACGTACGAGATGATGTACGGAGCGACGCCGTTCAAGGGGAGAAGCAAGAAGGAGACTTTTCGTAACGTGTTGATGAAGGAACCCGAGTTCCCCGGAAAACCGTCGGATCTTACGGATTTGATCCGACGGCTGCTTGCGAAAGATCCGACGAGgcggttaggtttccggcgcgGCGCGGCGGAGATAAAGGAGCACGCTTTCTTCAGGGGAGTGAAATGGGAGATTTTGACGGAGGTGTTAAGGCCTCCGTTTATTCCGCTGAGAGATGACGGTGAATCGACGGAAAACGTAACGGCGTGTGGGTTTGGTGTAAAGGAATATTTCGAGAAACTGAGGACGCCGTTACCGCACGAGTGTCCTGAAAACAATCCGTTTGTTGATTTCTGA
- the LOC103871297 gene encoding trafficking protein particle complex subunit 1: MQFFGGSEISPSPPVPTASGNNAHMMYVFNRNGVCLLYKEWNRPLHTLNPQQDHKLMFGLLFSLKSLTAKMDPTNADKGNLGVPQLPGQGCSFHSFRTNTYKLSFMETPSGIKIILVTHPKTGDLRESLKYIYGLYVEYVVKNPIYSPGSPIKSELFNTALDQYVRSIS; this comes from the exons ATGCAGTTCTTCGGCGGATCCGAGATAAGCCCGTCCCCTCCCGTCCCAACGGCGAGTGGAAACAACGCGCACATGATGTACGTGTTCAACCGCAACGGCGTGTGTCTCCTCTACAAAGAGTGGAACCGGCCTCTCCACACGCTCAACCCTCAGCAAGATCACAAGCTCATGTTCGGTCTCCTCTTCTCCCTCAAATCGCTAACCGCCAAAATGGACCCCACCAA TGCGGATAAGGGGAATCTAGGGGTTCCGCAGTTGCCAGGACAAGGATGCTCTTTTCATAGTTTTAGAACCAATACTTACAAGCTTAGCTTCATGGAGACTCCCTCTGGTATTAAG ATTATCTTGGTAACTCATCCAAAGACTGGAGATTTACGCGAATCCCTTAAGTACATCTACGGTTTATACGTTGAGTATGTGGTAAAAAATCCTATCTACAGCCCAGGATCTCCAATCAA GTCAGAGTTGTTCAACACTGCACTTGACCAGTATGTGAGGAGCATCTCTTAG
- the LOC103871298 gene encoding transcription factor bHLH122, translated as MESEFQQHHFLLHDHQHQRPPRASGLVRYQSAPSSYFSSFGESIEEFLDRPTSPETERILSGFLQTTDTSNNVDSFLHHTFSETENKPPEVKTEEETVVDDIPAMEVGEMAPPVSTGYASVVRSLGQNKRPRDDRTPASNLARHNSSPAGLFSSIDVETAYAAVMKNMGGFGVMNMSNNSTEASSLTPRSKLPPPSMGSIPEIDDVKPVFSSRLPPRTLSGGFNQGSASSKRMAIARTQSGGLDQYKTKDEDSSASRRPPLAHHMSLPKSLSDIEQLLSDSIPCKIRAKRGCATHPRSIAERVRRTKISERMRKLQDLVPNMDTQTNTADMLDLAVQYIKDLQEQVKGLEESRARCRCSCA; from the exons ATGGAGTCAGAGTTTCAGCAACACCACTTCCTTCTCCACGATCACCAGCACCAGAGACCGCCGAGAGCCTCCGGTTTAGTTCGGTACCAGTCAGCTCCGAGCTCGTACTTCTCGAGCTTCGGAGAATCCATCGAAGAGTTCTTGGATCGACCGACAAGCCCCGAGACGGAGAGGATCTTGTCTGGCTTCTTGCAGACCACCGACACGAGCAACAACGTCGACAGCTTCCTCCACCACACCTTCTCCGAGACGGAGAATAAGCCTCCGGAGGTGAAGACAGAGGAGGAGACGGTGGTTGATGATATTCCGGCGATGGAGGTCGGTGAGATGGCTCCTCCTGTTTCGACTGGGTATGCTTCGGTGGTGAGGAGTTTAGGTCAGAACAAGAGACCAAGAGATGACCGGACTCCGGCGAGTAATCTCGCTCGGCATAACAGCTCACCGGCGGGGTTATTCTCATCCATAGACGTGGAGACAG CATATGCAGCTGTAATGAAAAACATgggaggttttggagtgatgaaCATGAGTAATAATAGTACTGAAGCTTCATCTCTTACTCCAAGAAGCAAGCTTCCTCCTCCTTCCATGGGCTCAATCCCTGAGATTGATGATGTCAAACCCGTTTTCTCCTCGAGGTTGCCTCCTAGGACGCTCTCTGGTGGGTTTAACCAAGGCTCTGCTTCGTCTAAGCGTATGGCAATTGCAAGGACACAATCTGGTGGTTTAGATCAGTACAAAACCAAG GATGAAGATTCGTCAGCTAGTAGACGTCCTCCTTTAGCGCATCACATGAGTTTGCCTAAGTCTTTGTCAGATATTGAGCAGTTGCTCTCAGATTCTATCCCTTGTAAGATCAGAGCTAAACGTGGCTGCGCTACTCATCCTAGGAGCATTGCTGAGCGA GTGAGAAGAACAAAGATTAGTGAAAGAATGAGGAAGCTGCAAGATCTTGTTCCAAACATGGACACG CAAACAAACACAGCAGATATGTTGGATCTTGCGGTTCAGTACATCAAGGACCTGCAAGAACAAGTCAAG GGGCTGGAAGAGAGCCGGGCAAGATGTAGATGCTCTTGTGCGTGA
- the LOC103871301 gene encoding non-structural maintenance of chromosomes element 4 homolog A codes for MRRTRTVKRESEATSGGRDGDESARFRAVKKEKNKGVASSVRIDEPPSQEAEEEREQGVSDRRVLRSQYLALINKISDSKDDLTNVDSDKFSRIFNEFENLHQKVQKPREQIADAEAFLDIANTMLSSVKSQSVNGVSPAEFVNALVNGFGQPSQRIDTDESAPVSIKWKDLGLAVCSTVLVSCGCSTMLGPMDTELKERKKAVYRKRTKPGEGVRPDEVDDTQSEEKTDTDKNMAIMFNVLRQKKRVRLENLVLNRRSFAQTVENLFALSFLSKDGRVEIIVDKNGSHFALPRNAPAANLVASGEVTYNHFVFRFDFKDWKLMSEMVPMGEELMPHRETAVASSSGPSDFPQDSQTTPIRKLSRNRGLVVQEDTVVEDSPDVEGDGTRRRCKRKLT; via the exons ATGAGGAGGACGAGGACGGTGAAGCGAGAATCGGAAGCAACCAGCGGTGGCAGAGACGGCGACGAGTCCGCGCGGTTTAGGGctgtgaagaaggagaagaacaaAGGCGTAGCTTCCTCCGTGCGAATCGACGAGCCGCCGAGTCAGGAAGCAGAAGAGGAACGTGAACAGGGAGTATCTGATCGGAGGGTTCTCAGATCTCAGTATCTCGCTCTCATTAACAAAATCAGCG ATTCTAAAGATGATTTGACGAATGTTGATTCTGACAAATTCTCCAGAATTTTCAATGAATTTGAGAATTTGCACCAGAAAG TTCAGAAGCCTAGGGAGCAGATTGCAGATGCTGAGGCGTTTCTGGATATAGCGAACACCATGTTGTCATCTGTCAAGTCTCAGTCTGTTAATGGGGTTTCTCCGGCTGAGTTTGTTAATGCTTTGGTCAATGGGTTTGGTCAGCCTTCTCAAAGGATTGACACTGATGAATCTGCCCCTGTGTCTATCAAATGGAAGGATCTTGGGCTTGCTGTATGTTCTACTGTTTTGGTATCATGTGGTTGTTCCACAAT GTTGGGACCTATGGACACTGAACTGAAGGAAAGGAAAAAGGCAGTCTACAGAAAACGTACAAAGCCTGGTGAAGGCGTTCGTCCGGATGAG GTAGACGATACCCAATCAGAAGAGAAAACTGATACAGACAAGAACATGGCGATAATGTTTAACGTCTTACGGCAAAAGAAGCGCGTGAGGCTTGAGAATCTGGTGCTCAACAGAAGATCATTTGCGCAGACTGTAGAGAATTTGTTTGCTCTATCTTTCTTGTCCAAAGACGGACGAGTAGAGATCATTGTTGACAAGAATGGCTCACATTTTGCCT TGCCGAGAAACGCACCGGCTGCGAACCTGGTGGCGTCTGGGGAAGTCACTTACAACCACTTTGTGTTTAGATTCGATTTCAAAGACTGGAAG CTGATGTCTGAAATGGTGCCGATGGGGGAAGAGCTAATGCCACACAGGGAAACTGCAGTCGCTTCATCTTCTGGTCCCTCTGACTTCCCTCAAGATTCTCAGACAACACCGATAAGAAAACTCTCGAGAAACAGAGGTTTGGTTGTACAAGAAGACACTGTTGTAGAAGATTCTCCTGACGTTGAGGGCGATGGAACTCGGAGGAGATGTAAGCGCAAACTCACCTGA
- the LOC103871300 gene encoding AP2/ERF and B3 domain-containing transcription factor At1g51120, whose product MNSLNEAKTMTETSGSSNSVLCLANPMEQPHVSTTTRSVLSNTKYKGVVQQPNGHWGAQIYSEHRRIWLGTFKSAAEAAASYDSASIKLRGIDANSYRNFPWCEITTHEPAFQANYTTEAVLNMIKDCSYQHKFMEYLRRRSQLVDFANINIVAAASKQSRGGRGVQEPFSCTPLFSKELTPSDVGKLNRLVIPKKHAVKHLPFISDGQKEREEGEIGGALDDVEVVFYDRAMRQWKFRYCYWRSSQSFVFTRGWNGFVREKRLKEKDAIVFYHCDVPTNVMTLQGQNNSFLMIDVDYFTDKGPVAPKEVDKMVHNTSEEEMKTETKGGFMLFGVRIQ is encoded by the coding sequence ATGAATAGCCTCAATGAAGCCAAGACCATGACGGAAACTTCAGGCTCAAGTAACTCTGTCTTGTGTCTAGCAAACCCCATGGAGCAGCCTCACGTGTCCACGACCACAAGAAGTGTCTTGTCCAACACAAAATACAAAGGTGTTGTTCAACAACCGAACGGTCACTGGGGCGCTCAGATATACTCTGAGCATCGAAGGATCTGGCTTGGAACGTTCAAGTCCGCCGCTGAAGCCGCTGCTTCTTACGATAGCGCATCTATCAAACTCCGAGGTATTGATGCTAACTCGTACCGGAACTTCCCTTGGTGTGAAATCACAACCCATGAACCGGCCTTTCAAGCCAACTACACAACAGAAGCTGTGCTGAACATGATCAAAGACTGTTCTTACCAACACAAGTTCATGGAGTATCTCAGAAGAAGATCTCAGCTGGTGGACTTCGCCAACATCAACATCGTGGCGGCGGCATCAAAACAGAGCCGAGGAGGGAGAGGAGTGCAAGAGCCTTTCTCTTGCACGCCGCTTTTTAGCAAGGAACTGACGCCGAGCGATGTTGGGAAACTCAACAGGCTTGTGATACCAAAGAAGCATGCGGTGAAGCATTTGCCATTCATAAGCGACGGTCAGAAAGAGAGGGAAGAAGGCGAAATAGGAGGAGCTCTAGACGACGTTGAGGTTGTGTTTTATGACAGGGCGATGAGACAATGGAAGTTTAGGTATTGCTACTGGAGAAGTAGCCAGAGCTTTGTCTTCACCAGAGGATGGAATGGTTTCGTCAGGGAGAAGAGACTCAAGGAGAAAGATGCGATAGTCTTTTACCATTGTGATGTCCCGACCAATGTTATGACATTACAAGGTCAAAACAACAGCTTCTTGATGATTGATGTTGATTACTTTACTGACAAGGGTCCCGTGGCTCCCAAGGAAGTAGACAAGATGGTTCACAACACTTCCGAGGAAGAAATGAAAACAGAAACCAAAGGAGGGTTTATGCTGTTTGGTGTTAGGATTCAATAG
- the LOC103871302 gene encoding probable plastid-lipid-associated protein 12, chloroplastic: MASLRFFYSVEMSSPCLLCPCPLSSSSPRCHLLNRTNKRVDSFRSFRTLRVTCSSSSTFTGGQTQQSSFNDAEMKLIDALIGIQGRGKSASPKQLNDVESAVKVLEGLEGIPNPAESELIEGRWQLMFTTRPGTASPIQRTFTGVDVFTVFQDVYLKTTNDPRVSNIVKFSDFIGELKVEAVASIKDPKRVLFRFDRAAFALKFLPFKVPYPVPFRLLGDEAKGWLDTTYLSPSGNLRISRGNKGTTFVLQKETVPRQKLLATISQDKGVAEAIDEFLASNTNSKEDDYELLEGNWQMIWSSQMYTDSWLENAANGLMGRQIIEKDGRIKFEVNIIPAFRFSMKGKFLKSGGSTYELKMDDAAIIGGPFGYPIELTNNIKLQVLYTDEKMRISRGFDNIVFVHIREM; encoded by the exons ATGGCGTCTCTTAGATTCTTCTACAGCGTAGAGATGTCATCACCATGTCTATTATGTCCATGCCCTCTTTCATCGTCTTCTCCGAGATGCCACCTTCTTAACAGAACAAACAAGAGAGTAGACTCGTTCAGAAGCTTTAGAACTCTGCGTGTAACTTGTTCATCTTCCTCTACCTTCACTGGAGGACAAACACAACAGTCGTCATTCAACGACGCTGAGATGAAACTCATTGACGCTTTGATCGGTATTCAAGGCCGTGGCAAATCTGCTTCTCCTAAACAGCTTAAT GATGTGGAGTCTGCTGTGAAAGTTCTTGAAGGTTTAGAGGGCATTCCAAATCCT gCTGAATCTGAATTGATTGAAGGTCGTTGGCAGTTAATGTTCACCACAAGACCTGGAACTGCATCTCCAATCCAG AGAACATTTACAGGAGTAGATGTGTTCACTGTGTTTCAAGATGTATACTTAAAGACAACAAACGATCCTCGTGTTTCAAACATTGTTAAGTTCTCTGACTTCATTGGAGAGCTGAAAGTTGAG GCAGTTGCATCCATCAAAGATCCCAAAAGGGTTCTGTTTCGTTTCGATAGAGCAGCATTCGCATTGAAGTTCCTTCCATTCAAAGTTCCATATCCAGTTCCTTTTAGACTTCTTGGTGATGAAGCAAAAGGTTGGTTAGATACTACGTACTTGTCGCCTTCAGGAAACCTTAGGATCTCAAGAGGAAACAAG GGGACAACGTTTGTTCTTCAGAAAGAAACAGTGCCTAGGCAGAAACTGTTAGCTACCATATCTCAAGACAAAGGAGTAGCAGAG GCTATAGATGAGTTTCTTGCTTCTAATACTAACTCCAAGGAAGATGATTATGAGCTTCTAGAGGGAAACTGGCAAATGATTTGGAGTTCACAG ATGTATACAGATAGTTGGCTTGAGAATGCAGCAAATGGTCTTATGGGAAGGCAG ATCATTGAGAAGGATGGAAGAATAAAGTTTGAAGTTAACATCATACCAGCATTTAGATTCTCCATGAAAGGCAAATTTTT GAAATCAGGAGGTAGCACTTATGAGTTGAAGATGGACGATGCAGCAATTATAGGTGGTCCGTTTGGATATCCGATCGAATTGACAAACAATATCAAGCTTCAAGTTCT ATACACAGATGAGAAGATGAGAATAAGTCGTGGCTTTGATAACATTGTCTTTGTGCACATCCGAGAAATGTAG
- the LOC103871303 gene encoding uncharacterized protein LOC103871303: MASTLVVPQLLSSPTSLNVAAPRTYTFNAHNTRRTVKCSSTPEPKDQQFLDLTPSPDSINTTSTETFPIEKRRRSEIIRDRRQRGIEKPEPPNFEIGWKRTKEINLEKPKGYVIMDFLEKFEGLMAREFGSKELLAKAGEIVAERAREEAEVLRDEGEVEERMVTELFRVLKLMEMDLAMVKASVKEETLSERIEQARARCRQAILVANSF, encoded by the coding sequence ATGGCTTCCACACTTGTTGTTCCTCAACTTCTCTCTTCTCCCACGAGTCTCAACGTCGCAGCTCCAAGAACCTATACCTTCAACGCACACAACACTCGTCGAACAGTGAAGTGCTCTTCAACCCCAGAACCAAAAGATCAGCAGTTCCTCGACCTCACACCTTCACCAGACTCCATCAACACCACGAGCACCGAGACCTTCCCCATCGAGAAACGTCGAAGATCCGAGATCATACGCGACAGGAGACAGAGAGGCATCGAGAAGCCAGAGCCACCGAACTTCGAGATAGGTTGGAAGAGAACGAAAGAGATAAACTTGGAGAAGCCCAAAGGGTACGTGATAATGGACTTCTTGGAGAAGTTCGAAGGGTTGATGGCGAGAGAGTTTGGTTCCAAGGAGCTTTTGGCTAAAGCTGGGGAGATAGTGGCCGAGAGAGCGAGAGAAGAAGCTGAGGTTTTGAGAGATGAAGGTGAAGTTGAGGAGAGGATGGTGACTGAGCTTTTCAGGGTTTTGAAGTTGATGGAGATGGATTTGGCTATGGTTAAAGCTTCTGTTAAAGAAGAGACTCTTAGTGAGAGGATTGAGCAAGCTAGAGCGAGATGTAGACAAGCTATTCTTGTTGCTAATTCTTTTTAA
- the LOC103871304 gene encoding uncharacterized protein LOC103871304 → MSFSVVLFHKPYSAAPILPITNIFTISSSSSFRPRRLPPSSTNRIFPVNQPKPILKTPQTETLAARDTIIDFGKHKGKMLGSLPSSYLKWVSKNLRAGDTEYWAKLADQVLDDDVYKDRVEWEFAEKILHGSDESLKKSREEELSSVSMLLEISERFGWDNEDKIGWSRVNFELLGTSRGGRIPRLGEESGDMVRRREVKKKKGEEEDGSGWRRRERRERMRQSLGREKENVDGKTVNMSDQKGVLGRSGEVEKQIEPKIYSPFPGRESLLKKVMNKRRSQ, encoded by the coding sequence atGAGTTTCTCGGTGGTCTTGTTCCACAAACCCTACTCTGCAGCACCAATCTTACCCATCACTAACATCTTCAcaatctcatcatcatcatctttcaGACCAAGAAGACTACCACCCTCTTCAACCAATCGCATCTTCCCCGTAAACCAACCAAAACCCATACTCAAAACCCCCCAAACCGAAACCCTCGCCGCCAGAGACACAATCATAGACTTCGGCAAGCACAAGGGCAAAATGCTCGGCTCTTTACCCTCCTCTTACCTCAAATGGGTCTCCAAGAATCTACGCGCAGGAGACACCGAGTACTGGGCGAAGCTCGCAGACCAAGTTCTCGACGACGATGTTTATAAAGACAGAGTTGAGTGGGAGTTTGCAGAGAAAATCCTCCACGGAAGTGACGAGAGTTTAAAGAAGAGCAGAGAGGAAGAGCTAAGCTCTGTTTCGATGTTGTTGGAGATTAGCGAGAGGTTTGGTTGGGACAATGAGGATAAGATTGGTTGGAGCAGAGTCAACTTCGAGCTTCTGGGGACAAGCAGAGGTGGTCGGATTCCTAGGTTGGGAGAGGAGAGTGGAGATATGGTGAGAAGGAGAGaggtcaagaagaagaagggagaGGAGGAAGATGGTAGCGggtggaggaggagagagaggCGTGAGAGGATGAGGCAGAGTCTTGGGAGAGAGAAGGAGAATGTTGATGGCAAAACTGTGAATATGAGTGATCAGAAGGGTGTTTTGGGAAGGTCAGGAGAAGTAGAGAAGCAGATTGAGCCGAAGATTTATAGTCCTTTTCCAGGACGT